In one Parambassis ranga chromosome 6, fParRan2.1, whole genome shotgun sequence genomic region, the following are encoded:
- the pdap1a gene encoding pdgfa associated protein 1a isoform X1, producing the protein MPRGGKKGHKGRGKQFSNPEEIDRQMRAQEEEETAGAEKENSDSEEESSSDEDSEFKRRNGVEGLIEIENPNRVSQKNKKTSEVDVDAPKELSRREREEIEKQKSKERYMKLHYEGKTEQARADLARLAIIKKQREDAAKKRDELRKAEKEAEEAKAKR; encoded by the exons ATGCCACGTGGTG GAAAAAAGGGGCACAAGGGCCGAGGGAAGCAATTCAGCAACCCGGAGGAGATTGATCGACAGATGAGAGCGCAGGAAGAG GAGGAGACTGCTGGTGCGGAGAAAGAGAACTCAGACtctgaggaggagagcagcagtgATGAGGATTCTGAG TTCAAGAGGAGGAATGGAGTGGAGGGGCTTATAGAAATTGAGAATCCCAACCGTGTGTCTCAAAAGAACAAGAAGACATCTGAGGTAGACGTTGATGCACCCAAGGAGCTGTCTCGTAGAGAGAG AGAGGAGATAGAAAAGCAGAAATCAAAGGAACGCTACATGAAACTTCATTATGAAGGTAAGACTGAGCAGGCCAGAGCTGACCTGGCTAGACTGGCCATCATtaagaaacagagggaggatgCTGCCAAGAAGAGAGACGAACTCAGGAAAG CAGAAAAAGAAGCTGAAGAAGCCAAAGCAAAGCGCTAG
- the pdap1a gene encoding pdgfa associated protein 1a isoform X2 → MPRGGKKGHKGRGKQFSNPEEIDRQMRAQEEEETAGAEKENSDSEEESSSDEDSEFKRRNGVEGLIEIENPNRVSQKNKKTSEVDVDAPKELSRREREEIEKQKSKERYMKLHYEGKTEQARADLARLAIIKKQREDAAKKRDELRKEKEAEEAKAKR, encoded by the exons ATGCCACGTGGTG GAAAAAAGGGGCACAAGGGCCGAGGGAAGCAATTCAGCAACCCGGAGGAGATTGATCGACAGATGAGAGCGCAGGAAGAG GAGGAGACTGCTGGTGCGGAGAAAGAGAACTCAGACtctgaggaggagagcagcagtgATGAGGATTCTGAG TTCAAGAGGAGGAATGGAGTGGAGGGGCTTATAGAAATTGAGAATCCCAACCGTGTGTCTCAAAAGAACAAGAAGACATCTGAGGTAGACGTTGATGCACCCAAGGAGCTGTCTCGTAGAGAGAG AGAGGAGATAGAAAAGCAGAAATCAAAGGAACGCTACATGAAACTTCATTATGAAGGTAAGACTGAGCAGGCCAGAGCTGACCTGGCTAGACTGGCCATCATtaagaaacagagggaggatgCTGCCAAGAAGAGAGACGAACTCAGGAAAG AAAAAGAAGCTGAAGAAGCCAAAGCAAAGCGCTAG
- the cby1 gene encoding protein chibby homolog 1 isoform X2, producing the protein MPFFGNTFTPKKTPPRKSASLSSLHTLDRSTREIELGLEYGPPVMNIGGQSWKFEEGQWITESGGNTSSRELQRLKKRNAQLEEENNLLKLKIEILLDMLTETTVDYHLMEKEVKDIKTQHQRKK; encoded by the exons ATGCCGTTTtttggaaacacatttactcCGAAGAAAACACCTCCTCGCAAATCTGCATCTCTGTCAAGCCTCCATACG TTGGATCGTTCAACAAGAGAAATAGAGCTGGGCCTTGAGTATGGACCTCCTGTGATGAACATTGGAGGCCAGTCCTGGAAATTTGAAGAGGGCCAGTGGATAACAG AGTCTGGTGGAAATACATCTAGTAGAGAGTTGCAGCGGCTGAAGAAACGAAATGCTCAGTTGGAGGAAGAGAATAACCTTTTGAAACTAAAGATCGAAATCCTTTTAGACATG CTGACAGAGACTACAGTAGACTACCACCTGATGGAGAAAGAAGTGAAAGATATAAAGACTCagcatcaaagaaaaaaatga
- the cby1 gene encoding protein chibby homolog 1 isoform X1 — protein sequence MENLKNSLKMPFFGNTFTPKKTPPRKSASLSSLHTLDRSTREIELGLEYGPPVMNIGGQSWKFEEGQWITESGGNTSSRELQRLKKRNAQLEEENNLLKLKIEILLDMLTETTVDYHLMEKEVKDIKTQHQRKK from the exons ATGGAG AACCTCAAAAATTCACTGAAGATGCCGTTTtttggaaacacatttactcCGAAGAAAACACCTCCTCGCAAATCTGCATCTCTGTCAAGCCTCCATACG TTGGATCGTTCAACAAGAGAAATAGAGCTGGGCCTTGAGTATGGACCTCCTGTGATGAACATTGGAGGCCAGTCCTGGAAATTTGAAGAGGGCCAGTGGATAACAG AGTCTGGTGGAAATACATCTAGTAGAGAGTTGCAGCGGCTGAAGAAACGAAATGCTCAGTTGGAGGAAGAGAATAACCTTTTGAAACTAAAGATCGAAATCCTTTTAGACATG CTGACAGAGACTACAGTAGACTACCACCTGATGGAGAAAGAAGTGAAAGATATAAAGACTCagcatcaaagaaaaaaatga